One stretch of Thermodesulfovibrio thiophilus DSM 17215 DNA includes these proteins:
- a CDS encoding type-F conjugative transfer system pilin assembly protein TrbC produces MLYRKIILVKKIILLLAIAVLSIDAYGQGSVKALIPMPSACYNVDKIVNSKIYLKKIADICTQQIVMKEVVLDQPYQSVEIYTDGKLWKTHILYKESLEQQIDKMQDKIKNIKLPDNVNITPQIQEKAKNAFKYTESKEFQSQVKEFQNDITAKMQIPSANDPSSMFYSQMKPAVKSMVPAQDRVYIFISSSMPIETVKAYARDLAKLGEDNVFLIMRGGKGGLKKIAPTAEWISTALKIDPLCSGSCELYRTKVLIDPLLFRKYEVKAVPAVVYVKNVVNTEGLSEGLGTVKNSGFYLSYGDISLSYHLKLIAEYSKDEQIKLIAEHLEK; encoded by the coding sequence GTGCTGTATAGGAAGATCATTTTAGTCAAAAAAATAATTTTACTGCTTGCTATAGCAGTTTTAAGCATTGATGCGTATGGACAGGGCAGTGTTAAGGCTTTAATTCCAATGCCGTCAGCCTGCTATAACGTTGATAAAATTGTTAATAGTAAGATTTACTTAAAGAAAATTGCTGATATCTGTACACAGCAGATTGTTATGAAAGAAGTTGTGCTTGATCAACCATACCAGTCAGTGGAGATTTACACAGATGGGAAGTTATGGAAAACACATATTCTTTATAAAGAAAGTCTTGAACAACAGATAGATAAAATGCAGGATAAAATAAAAAATATCAAACTTCCTGATAATGTGAACATTACGCCACAAATTCAGGAAAAAGCTAAGAATGCTTTTAAATACACAGAAAGCAAAGAATTCCAATCTCAGGTTAAAGAGTTTCAGAACGATATTACAGCTAAAATGCAGATTCCCTCTGCTAATGATCCTTCCAGTATGTTTTACAGCCAGATGAAACCTGCTGTTAAAAGCATGGTTCCAGCTCAGGATAGAGTTTATATATTTATTTCCTCATCCATGCCGATAGAGACAGTAAAAGCTTATGCAAGGGATCTGGCAAAGCTAGGGGAGGATAATGTTTTTCTGATTATGCGTGGAGGGAAAGGAGGGCTTAAGAAAATAGCACCCACAGCAGAATGGATCTCTACAGCTTTAAAGATAGACCCTCTCTGTAGTGGCTCCTGTGAGCTTTACAGGACAAAAGTCCTGATTGATCCTCTGCTTTTTAGGAAATACGAAGTAAAAGCAGTTCCAGCAGTGGTTTATGTGAAAAATGTGGTAAATACCGAAGGCTTATCGGAAGGATTAGGCACAGTAAAAAACTCAGGCTTTTACCTGTCTTACGGCGATATATCGCTGTCTTATCATTTAAAGCTTATTGCAGAATATAGCAAAGATGAACAGATAAAACTGATAGCGGAGCATCTTGAAAAATAA
- a CDS encoding site-specific DNA-methyltransferase, whose amino-acid sequence MVYRKKTDKLIDWNIKQYDQKTVEESKVIGNYETSNVWEIDPVFDKTHSAVFPLELCKRVIKFYSFKGDLVFDPFAGSGTLGKAAQILDRYFFLTEIDPKYFERIKENLGFIDVNYEKDFFNRIFTFNYINDCLC is encoded by the coding sequence ATGGTATACAGAAAAAAAACAGATAAGCTAATAGATTGGAATATAAAACAATATGACCAAAAGACGGTTGAAGAAAGCAAGGTAATTGGAAATTACGAAACCTCAAATGTATGGGAAATCGATCCTGTATTCGATAAAACGCATAGTGCAGTTTTCCCATTGGAACTTTGTAAAAGAGTGATAAAATTTTATTCTTTCAAGGGAGATTTAGTTTTTGATCCTTTTGCCGGTAGTGGTACGTTAGGAAAGGCTGCTCAAATTCTGGATAGATATTTTTTCTTAACCGAAATAGATCCAAAGTACTTTGAAAGAATTAAAGAAAATCTTGGATTTATAGATGTGAATTATGAAAAAGATTTTTTTAATAGGATTTTTACTTTTAATTATATCAACGACTGTTTATGCTGA
- a CDS encoding N-6 DNA methylase has translation MPENNHSKIKQIFSASDVKHGLSLFTSEEIKAVESLIIERDGKFHIKCQIKNKYKVAKPEEIVRQLWVYRLLNEYNYPKERIDVERVVYFGSRDSGLADVVVLQKDLQHPYIIFEVKRPQRTAGLEQLKSYCNAEGAPIGVWSNGNEIIRLHREEPNIFVEIPRIPKVTETLRDILTERWTLRWLEEHDELKQGNTTLKKILLDLEELVLGNAGVDPFEEIFKLIYAKLYDEWRGINDPSYQLEFFVGDKSPEQVKGAITNLLEGAKREWQGVFEPTDKIELRNDHLKVCVSFLEKIKLFNSNLRIIDEAFEYLIPQVSKKKEGQFFTPRPVEDMVVEMLNPKANEFVIDPACGSAGFLLHSVMWIAGGMISGKPLPESARNFAQTKIYGIDFAKKAVKIAKAINLIVGDGKSHVYKDNSLAPHTWEDETKSGLRGRLLRFPDDPQKDRENQNQFLFFDFDVLMTNPPFAGTVKERDILRLYNLAERNGRWVNRIGRHILFLERCIQFIRPGGRMAIVLPQGLLNNTNAEYIRRFVIDEARILAVVGLHGNTFKPHTGTKTSVLFLQKYTNEEKEKIQQIGAKYEGEWEEFLKNLKEKYQNIAWDSSVTEEEIPEELNSFLETYFESREEIEELPSEETKVEETEEENKEKKPLAVLVQEKSELNEVLREKTEELENADATRKTELKKEIKTLQTKIDKLTKEISQRTLTGQISLVLNEEKITTAFKKYWLDGKVMQEMDYPIFFAVNEKPVKDESGEYRYKKAPNGDLEMDNHGHPAIDHDLDEIAKAFIEFAKEQNFDFWR, from the coding sequence ATGCCAGAAAATAACCACTCAAAAATAAAGCAGATTTTTTCAGCTTCAGATGTAAAGCATGGCTTATCTCTTTTCACAAGTGAAGAGATTAAAGCAGTAGAAAGCCTAATTATAGAACGGGATGGAAAATTTCATATCAAATGCCAGATCAAAAATAAATACAAAGTCGCAAAACCTGAGGAAATTGTAAGGCAACTTTGGGTTTATAGATTATTGAATGAGTATAACTACCCGAAAGAAAGAATAGATGTTGAAAGAGTGGTTTATTTTGGCTCAAGAGATTCCGGTTTAGCAGATGTGGTTGTCCTTCAAAAAGACCTCCAGCATCCATACATAATCTTTGAAGTAAAGAGGCCGCAAAGAACTGCAGGACTGGAACAATTAAAGAGTTATTGTAATGCAGAAGGTGCTCCGATTGGTGTTTGGTCTAATGGAAATGAAATTATAAGGCTTCACCGAGAAGAACCTAATATTTTCGTAGAAATTCCGAGGATACCAAAAGTTACAGAAACATTGAGAGACATTTTAACTGAAAGATGGACTCTTAGATGGCTTGAAGAGCATGATGAATTAAAGCAGGGTAATACAACACTTAAAAAGATATTGCTGGACTTAGAGGAGCTTGTTTTAGGCAACGCGGGAGTGGATCCATTTGAAGAAATTTTTAAGTTAATCTACGCCAAACTCTATGATGAATGGAGAGGGATTAACGACCCCTCCTATCAGTTAGAATTCTTCGTTGGAGACAAAAGCCCGGAACAGGTAAAAGGAGCAATAACAAATCTATTAGAGGGGGCAAAGAGAGAATGGCAGGGTGTTTTTGAGCCAACAGATAAAATTGAATTGAGAAACGACCATTTAAAAGTTTGTGTATCTTTCTTAGAAAAAATAAAATTATTCAATTCCAACCTGCGCATTATAGATGAGGCTTTTGAATATTTAATACCTCAAGTTTCAAAAAAGAAAGAAGGGCAGTTTTTTACCCCCCGCCCTGTTGAAGATATGGTTGTTGAAATGCTCAATCCTAAAGCTAATGAATTCGTTATTGACCCTGCCTGTGGTTCTGCTGGTTTTCTTTTACATTCTGTGATGTGGATTGCAGGCGGAATGATAAGTGGAAAGCCGCTGCCTGAAAGCGCAAGAAACTTTGCTCAGACGAAGATTTACGGAATCGATTTTGCCAAAAAAGCCGTAAAGATAGCCAAAGCAATTAACTTAATAGTAGGGGACGGCAAATCACATGTCTATAAAGACAACTCATTAGCACCTCATACATGGGAAGATGAAACAAAATCAGGTTTAAGAGGCAGGCTGTTACGGTTCCCTGATGATCCTCAAAAAGACAGAGAAAATCAAAATCAGTTCCTCTTCTTTGATTTTGATGTCTTAATGACCAATCCACCCTTTGCCGGGACAGTAAAGGAAAGGGACATTTTAAGACTCTATAACCTGGCCGAGAGAAATGGAAGATGGGTAAACAGAATTGGAAGGCACATCCTTTTTTTAGAGCGTTGTATCCAATTTATAAGACCCGGTGGAAGAATGGCTATTGTTTTGCCTCAGGGATTATTAAACAATACAAACGCTGAATATATCCGCAGATTTGTTATTGATGAAGCAAGGATTTTAGCAGTGGTAGGTTTACACGGTAACACCTTCAAACCGCACACAGGAACAAAAACAAGCGTTTTGTTCTTACAAAAATACACAAATGAAGAAAAAGAAAAGATTCAACAGATAGGAGCAAAATATGAGGGTGAATGGGAAGAATTTTTGAAAAACCTGAAAGAGAAATATCAAAACATAGCTTGGGATAGTTCGGTAACTGAAGAAGAAATACCGGAAGAACTAAACTCTTTCTTAGAAACTTATTTTGAAAGTAGAGAAGAGATTGAGGAATTGCCATCAGAAGAAACCAAGGTTGAAGAAACAGAAGAAGAAAACAAAGAAAAGAAACCCCTTGCTGTTTTAGTTCAGGAAAAATCCGAATTAAACGAGGTGCTAAGAGAAAAAACAGAAGAGCTGGAAAATGCAGATGCCACAAGAAAAACTGAACTGAAAAAAGAGATCAAAACACTACAAACCAAGATAGACAAACTCACCAAAGAAATATCACAAAGAACTTTAACAGGACAGATAAGTTTAGTTTTAAATGAGGAAAAGATTACAACCGCATTTAAGAAATATTGGCTTGATGGAAAAGTTATGCAAGAGATGGATTATCCAATCTTCTTTGCTGTGAATGAAAAGCCGGTAAAGGACGAAAGCGGGGAGTATAGATATAAGAAAGCACCAAACGGCGATTTAGAAATGGATAATCATGGTCACCCGGCAATTGACCATGATTTAGATGAAATAGCAAAGGCTTTTATTGAGTTTGCCAAAGAACAAAACTTTGATTTTTGGAGATGA
- a CDS encoding conjugal transfer protein TraH → MIKKITALLTAILFSFISVWEVKAGWLDDWYDQQTSSAPGYFEGQKRGYFTAGSFSARVPSTTDYLVSINKPRIKGGCGGIDAFLGGFGFTNFDYLVDKFQRLIQAAPIVAFQIALNTLSSALNTNLNQVEKIINDLNNIQLNECALSKPFAAIDLNKNQAGAAFEQAATTALQSTGLTSLFHDIGLYSNTDDRSETSSGVVTKEETIEGCPSELKVMVGYKSFLDYVAAQDSTIADVIPYIRAMAGDIVIAGAQTDASAFQFYPVDGCSEMKTELFKDNKLYRKDSPNAQCTLDQTNMRGKVYDTLLKGLQAIRNKQKLQGQDGVSYENLVKLSPLSLHLYLRYAMMSGDDSVVPAISDPVAKGVFYQALLTVQSRALKAAAFADTLGTPRGTGSSKSQPCSILDSATLKSAATDYLSRLHGAISKAREVYTASLGEIQSVANMSQLYSQFESTAYSEVTTKFGTSVGKRLFAR, encoded by the coding sequence ATGATAAAAAAGATTACGGCATTACTAACTGCTATATTATTCAGCTTTATCTCCGTTTGGGAGGTTAAAGCAGGATGGCTTGATGACTGGTATGATCAGCAGACATCTTCTGCTCCTGGATATTTTGAAGGACAGAAGCGTGGATACTTTACTGCGGGTTCATTTAGTGCAAGAGTTCCATCCACTACCGACTATCTGGTAAGCATAAATAAACCAAGAATAAAAGGAGGCTGTGGTGGCATTGATGCTTTTTTAGGCGGCTTTGGATTTACAAATTTTGATTACCTTGTGGATAAGTTTCAGAGACTCATACAGGCTGCCCCTATAGTTGCATTTCAGATTGCACTTAATACATTAAGCTCTGCTTTAAACACCAATTTAAACCAGGTGGAAAAAATAATAAATGATTTAAACAACATTCAGTTAAATGAATGTGCACTGTCAAAACCATTTGCAGCTATTGATTTAAATAAGAATCAGGCGGGAGCTGCATTTGAACAGGCTGCTACTACGGCTTTACAGAGCACTGGGCTTACAAGTCTGTTTCATGATATCGGGCTATATTCAAACACAGATGACAGGTCAGAGACTTCTTCGGGGGTTGTTACAAAGGAAGAGACCATTGAGGGGTGTCCATCAGAACTAAAGGTGATGGTTGGCTATAAAAGCTTTCTTGATTATGTTGCAGCCCAGGATAGCACAATAGCAGATGTTATCCCTTACATAAGGGCAATGGCTGGAGATATTGTTATAGCTGGAGCACAGACAGATGCTTCAGCATTCCAGTTTTATCCAGTAGATGGATGTTCAGAGATGAAAACAGAGCTGTTTAAAGATAACAAGCTTTACAGAAAAGACAGTCCCAATGCACAGTGTACCCTTGATCAAACCAACATGAGAGGGAAAGTCTATGACACTTTACTTAAGGGACTGCAGGCAATACGAAATAAACAGAAGCTTCAGGGGCAGGATGGCGTTAGTTATGAAAATCTTGTTAAGCTTTCTCCGTTGTCTCTTCATCTATATTTACGATATGCAATGATGTCAGGGGATGACTCTGTTGTTCCTGCAATAAGTGATCCTGTTGCAAAAGGGGTATTTTATCAAGCATTACTTACAGTTCAGTCAAGAGCTTTAAAAGCGGCTGCTTTTGCAGATACTTTAGGTACTCCAAGAGGGACTGGTTCTTCAAAGAGCCAGCCATGCAGTATTCTTGATTCTGCAACTTTAAAAAGTGCAGCAACAGATTATTTATCAAGGCTACATGGTGCAATAAGCAAGGCAAGAGAAGTTTATACTGCGTCCTTAGGGGAGATTCAGTCAGTTGCCAACATGTCACAGCTTTACTCTCAGTTTGAGTCTACTGCTTATTCAGAGGTTACAACTAAATTTGGAACCTCTGTTGGTAAAAGGCTGTTTGCAAGGTAG
- a CDS encoding HEAT repeat domain-containing protein: MNNVSLKKEDIEELKSNTKKLYSFVKTENNGMLFFVLNKLGKLPYDFDDAPLLYLIDHKDAKIRYLAIKNLAKLEKFSLFPVFKKVITNDPCADVRREATSAIGRLRDPKAIPFLIELLKDSDPEVVMQAIRGLLVFKNSQLIAKKLKKLKNHPNEIIQDVIKKEFFPKKPKKNALKHTEFPDFLRNKVVLGDVQEIIKCIPDESVHLTFTSPPYYNARDYSIYQSYEQYLKFLERVFKEVHRITKEGCFFILNTSPIIMPRVSRQHASRRYPIPYDIHPLLVKMGWEFIDDIVWVKPEASVKNRNAGFLQHRKPLAYKPNARTRDGYGIQKKNR, translated from the coding sequence ATGAATAATGTAAGCTTAAAAAAAGAAGACATTGAAGAATTAAAATCTAACACGAAAAAGTTATATTCATTCGTAAAAACAGAAAATAATGGCATGTTGTTTTTTGTATTAAATAAATTAGGTAAATTACCATATGATTTTGATGATGCTCCACTTTTGTATTTAATAGACCATAAAGATGCAAAGATTAGATATTTAGCTATTAAAAATCTGGCTAAACTGGAAAAATTTTCGTTATTTCCTGTTTTTAAAAAAGTTATTACTAATGATCCATGTGCAGATGTAAGAAGAGAAGCAACTTCTGCTATAGGTCGATTGCGTGACCCAAAAGCCATTCCTTTTCTTATTGAATTATTAAAAGATTCCGATCCCGAAGTAGTTATGCAAGCTATCAGGGGGCTTCTTGTTTTTAAGAACAGCCAGTTAATCGCAAAAAAATTAAAGAAACTAAAAAATCATCCCAACGAAATAATTCAAGATGTCATTAAAAAGGAATTTTTCCCGAAAAAACCTAAAAAGAATGCTCTTAAACATACAGAATTTCCTGATTTTCTTAGAAATAAGGTAGTTCTTGGAGATGTGCAGGAAATAATTAAGTGCATTCCTGATGAGTCAGTTCATCTTACCTTTACATCCCCGCCTTACTATAATGCTCGAGATTACTCAATCTATCAAAGCTATGAACAATACTTAAAATTTCTGGAAAGAGTTTTTAAAGAAGTTCATAGAATTACTAAAGAAGGTTGTTTCTTTATTTTAAATACTTCACCTATTATCATGCCTCGTGTTAGCAGGCAACATGCCAGCAGGCGGTATCCTATTCCTTATGATATTCACCCATTACTTGTAAAGATGGGGTGGGAATTTATAGACGATATTGTTTGGGTAAAACCAGAAGCAAGTGTAAAAAATCGCAATGCAGGATTTTTACAACATCGAAAACCACTTGCTTATAAACCTAATGCAAGAACAAGAGATGGTTATGGTATACAGAAAAAAAACAGATAA
- a CDS encoding restriction endonuclease subunit S, producing the protein MIFGDEKMAVINVVRISKLGGTTGIRMDAEYYDPESIKIENHLKRIPCITIKNLQLRVDGSAFYPSIAEYYQTSGIPFLRVGDIIDGFLKTEDVLFLPIEIADKFSSIRKTCPRDIVITKGGSVGIAAILPNIFNRYALSRDLIVIRTSRLSEEEAISILLFLISKYGKSLLLRGKSQQVQPHLTLPVIKELPIPDFKIGKLVEIYKDSSIHFQKSKFLYSQAENLLLEELGLKDFKPRYKKTYTANLSNVLSAHRIDAEYFQPAYEEVIEKLRENNIELPPLRKFILNIQKGIEVGSENYQNEGKPFIRVSNLSITGFTDKDQKYISEGLYQQLRGTYEPQQGDFLLSKDATPGIAYVVKEQIEGIISSGILKLQIDESEINKEYLALCINSLIGKMQIERDGGGSVILHWKPEQVKRLNIPILPLSTQQKIASLVQESHEARKKAKELLEAAKKAVEIAIENSEEEAVEYISRIA; encoded by the coding sequence TTGATTTTTGGAGATGAAAAGATGGCGGTAATTAATGTTGTAAGAATTAGCAAACTAGGAGGAACCACTGGAATAAGGATGGATGCAGAATATTACGATCCAGAATCTATAAAAATAGAAAACCATCTAAAAAGAATACCTTGTATAACCATAAAAAATCTACAACTCCGCGTTGATGGAAGCGCCTTTTATCCATCCATTGCCGAATACTATCAAACATCAGGCATTCCGTTTTTGCGAGTTGGCGATATTATAGATGGTTTTTTAAAAACCGAAGATGTCTTATTTTTACCAATCGAAATAGCAGATAAGTTTTCGTCCATTAGAAAAACTTGTCCAAGAGACATTGTAATTACTAAGGGTGGAAGCGTTGGGATTGCTGCGATTCTTCCTAATATATTTAACCGATATGCTCTTAGCAGAGATTTAATAGTTATTAGAACCTCAAGACTTTCAGAAGAAGAAGCAATTTCAATATTGCTTTTTCTTATAAGTAAGTACGGCAAATCATTGCTTTTAAGAGGAAAAAGCCAACAAGTTCAACCACACCTTACCTTACCAGTCATTAAAGAACTTCCAATTCCAGATTTTAAAATTGGAAAGCTAGTTGAAATTTATAAAGATTCATCAATACATTTTCAGAAATCAAAATTCCTTTACTCCCAAGCCGAAAACCTGCTTTTAGAAGAACTCGGACTTAAAGACTTCAAGCCAAGATATAAAAAAACATATACCGCCAATCTTTCCAATGTTTTATCTGCCCACAGAATAGATGCAGAATATTTCCAGCCTGCGTATGAAGAGGTGATTGAGAAATTAAGAGAAAATAATATAGAGCTACCACCACTTAGAAAATTTATTTTGAACATTCAAAAAGGCATAGAAGTTGGAAGCGAGAATTACCAAAACGAAGGGAAGCCATTTATCAGGGTAAGCAATCTTTCTATAACCGGATTTACTGACAAAGACCAAAAATATATAAGTGAAGGATTATATCAGCAATTAAGGGGAACCTATGAACCCCAGCAAGGCGATTTTCTATTGAGTAAGGATGCAACTCCTGGAATAGCGTATGTTGTAAAAGAGCAAATTGAAGGGATAATCTCAAGCGGTATCTTAAAATTACAAATAGACGAAAGCGAAATAAATAAAGAGTATCTTGCTTTATGTATAAATTCTCTTATTGGAAAAATGCAGATAGAAAGGGATGGAGGAGGTTCTGTTATACTTCATTGGAAACCAGAACAAGTAAAAAGATTAAATATCCCTATTCTTCCTCTCTCAACCCAGCAAAAAATCGCCTCATTAGTTCAAGAGTCCCATGAGGCAAGAAAAAAGGCAAAGGAATTATTAGAGGCAGCAAAAAAAGCAGTAGAGATTGCCATTGAAAATAGCGAAGAAGAAGCTGTGGAGTATATTTCTAGAATTGCATAA
- a CDS encoding conjugal transfer protein TraG N-terminal domain-containing protein: MRKLFVLLILILPFVPAIASAATWEYITYGGYDACLSAWKKVALIFSDDAYKGLFITAVVLGAGFAFISAYIRIATGVKSGIHSWFVYMLLGTMIYAAFIVPKDKLVIYDQTLNRGPETVDDVPRGIATLAGLLNKIEVGFIDIVSTSADPASDYRTNAGGTGFLLLDINPAPASLRASLQRYVKDCVLAETVRPGTQLNPDAISDGRTSWDTIITESQNPSLYTVYYTEQNPAGETKTCQEAGLALKQALNAPQIQQTTTEAVCYSNSFSGGTGLNACRNLLDSTVQMIFQTGDTGLYIRQSIFADAMMEVITSNSTTEAMKAMATAKTQSNLIGMAAHANSWIPVIKETMKAVAISLVPFMALIAVTPLAGRAISLIAGMFLWVTVWGVVDAILHSMAVDLAKQASDSLKVNGNLGMGLVQLMMLPQDYLPKVAATFGAIRWSGLMLSTVMTGMLVKFGGAALGMLAGSITGVPQSSGAQYGSMVTNPGGVMSGEILPAKTYANAASMQAAQGGFKSLMEGSAKMQAGQLSGQARTGNMFGGESIAQATATQQAFGIKYQAGAQQQIMENTSAGDYGMLKSGQVARGIGEIQGTLNTAKALGYQGNNEEMLKQYTEFTGRGSIIGQAEADALNKQLPGPGKAIKPGMKLTGFGVNSDGKVGYITAQSQDGNKSVTYKDGMLIEKEALHNAEAGGFTLNGTAERIIDAKTGQLLTSKYDGIIKHKNGRQFEGSLVMDSNGKIVNVKGERGQQFNTKDIDNASFQRLRETITGSRKDRYHETVNDYYGQNTVIGNDTWRVMHGEEGIIEKSYLDMFTKHNTPLAEEVMSTTAKQINEYFKHEGSLRDYVKSQGGVDLSATPLGKILGIKAGMSFEEANQKVRDFNFVRHQLYNKYEELDLNRSLTAQEKARTLEKEISSIFAEGRNLYNQENNPSGPGSVSYKGPFTEEDTVKLPDVYGR, encoded by the coding sequence ATGAGAAAGCTATTTGTTTTATTAATTCTGATACTTCCCTTTGTTCCTGCTATAGCATCTGCTGCTACATGGGAGTATATAACATATGGAGGCTATGATGCATGTCTTAGTGCATGGAAAAAAGTAGCCTTAATATTTTCAGATGATGCATACAAGGGATTATTTATAACAGCAGTGGTTCTTGGAGCAGGGTTTGCTTTTATCTCTGCTTATATAAGAATAGCAACAGGTGTTAAAAGCGGGATTCATTCATGGTTTGTATATATGCTTTTAGGGACAATGATTTATGCTGCATTTATTGTCCCTAAAGACAAACTTGTTATCTATGACCAGACCCTAAACAGAGGACCTGAAACAGTAGATGATGTTCCAAGAGGCATTGCCACTTTAGCAGGACTGTTAAACAAGATAGAAGTTGGATTTATTGATATAGTATCAACAAGTGCTGATCCCGCAAGTGATTACAGGACAAATGCAGGAGGGACTGGATTTTTATTACTTGATATTAATCCTGCACCTGCATCCTTAAGGGCATCACTTCAAAGATATGTTAAGGACTGTGTACTTGCTGAAACAGTAAGACCGGGAACACAGCTTAATCCTGATGCGATATCTGACGGAAGAACGTCATGGGATACTATTATAACAGAGTCACAAAATCCATCGCTTTATACAGTTTACTACACCGAGCAAAATCCTGCAGGGGAGACTAAAACATGTCAGGAAGCAGGACTTGCACTTAAACAGGCTTTAAATGCTCCTCAGATTCAACAGACCACCACAGAGGCAGTATGTTATTCAAACAGTTTTTCAGGGGGGACAGGATTAAATGCCTGCAGAAATCTTCTTGACAGCACAGTTCAGATGATTTTTCAAACAGGAGATACAGGGTTATACATAAGACAGTCTATTTTTGCAGATGCAATGATGGAGGTTATAACGTCAAATTCTACTACTGAGGCAATGAAAGCAATGGCTACAGCAAAAACGCAGTCAAACCTGATAGGTATGGCAGCACATGCAAACTCATGGATTCCTGTTATCAAGGAGACAATGAAGGCTGTTGCAATCTCCCTTGTTCCATTTATGGCTCTTATAGCTGTAACACCTCTTGCAGGAAGAGCCATAAGTTTAATAGCAGGCATGTTTCTCTGGGTTACGGTATGGGGAGTGGTTGATGCAATTTTACACAGCATGGCAGTTGATCTTGCAAAACAGGCATCTGACTCACTTAAAGTAAATGGTAATCTTGGTATGGGGCTTGTCCAGCTAATGATGCTTCCGCAGGATTATCTTCCTAAAGTGGCTGCAACATTTGGAGCTATCAGGTGGTCAGGACTTATGTTGAGCACTGTAATGACAGGAATGCTTGTTAAATTTGGTGGGGCTGCATTAGGAATGCTTGCAGGGTCAATTACTGGAGTTCCTCAGTCATCAGGAGCACAGTATGGTTCTATGGTAACCAATCCTGGCGGGGTAATGAGTGGAGAGATACTACCCGCTAAAACATATGCTAATGCTGCTTCTATGCAGGCAGCTCAGGGAGGATTTAAAAGTCTTATGGAAGGGTCGGCAAAGATGCAAGCAGGGCAACTGTCTGGGCAGGCAAGGACAGGTAATATGTTTGGAGGTGAGAGTATTGCTCAGGCTACTGCAACACAGCAGGCTTTTGGGATAAAATATCAAGCAGGAGCACAGCAACAGATTATGGAAAACACTTCTGCAGGCGATTATGGAATGCTTAAGTCAGGACAGGTAGCTCGAGGCATTGGTGAAATACAAGGTACTCTTAATACAGCAAAGGCTTTAGGATATCAGGGCAATAACGAAGAAATGCTCAAGCAGTATACGGAATTTACTGGAAGAGGTAGCATAATAGGGCAAGCTGAAGCAGATGCTTTAAACAAACAATTGCCAGGGCCAGGCAAAGCAATTAAGCCAGGCATGAAGCTCACAGGGTTTGGTGTAAATTCGGATGGAAAGGTTGGATATATAACTGCTCAATCGCAGGATGGCAACAAATCTGTTACTTACAAAGACGGCATGTTAATAGAAAAAGAGGCATTGCATAATGCAGAAGCTGGAGGATTCACTCTTAATGGAACAGCAGAAAGAATTATTGATGCCAAAACAGGACAGCTTCTTACCTCAAAATATGATGGAATTATAAAACATAAAAATGGCAGGCAGTTTGAAGGCTCCCTCGTTATGGATAGTAATGGCAAAATTGTAAATGTAAAAGGGGAAAGAGGACAGCAGTTTAATACGAAAGACATTGACAACGCCAGTTTCCAGAGATTAAGAGAGACAATAACGGGAAGCAGGAAGGACCGTTATCATGAAACTGTTAATGATTATTATGGGCAGAATACTGTTATTGGTAATGATACATGGAGAGTCATGCATGGAGAAGAAGGCATTATAGAAAAAAGCTATCTTGACATGTTCACGAAACATAATACACCACTGGCTGAAGAGGTTATGTCAACAACTGCAAAGCAAATTAATGAATACTTTAAGCATGAGGGATCGCTGAGGGATTACGTGAAAAGTCAGGGCGGGGTTGATTTATCCGCAACTCCTCTTGGGAAAATTCTTGGTATTAAGGCAGGAATGTCTTTTGAAGAAGCCAATCAGAAAGTAAGAGATTTTAACTTTGTTAGACATCAACTTTATAACAAATACGAAGAACTTGACCTCAACCGCTCTCTTACTGCACAGGAAAAGGCAAGAACTCTGGAAAAAGAAATATCGTCAATATTTGCAGAGGGAAGAAATTTATATAACCAGGAAAACAATCCATCAGGACCTGGAAGCGTAAGCTACAAGGGACCCTTTACTGAAGAAGATACGGTTAAACTTCCTGATGTTTATGGCAGGTAA